A single genomic interval of Aedes aegypti strain LVP_AGWG chromosome 1, AaegL5.0 Primary Assembly, whole genome shotgun sequence harbors:
- the LOC5578828 gene encoding uncharacterized protein LOC5578828, with amino-acid sequence MENNIKNHSFVKDYFANLNDVSRKISLDIDEIRSTYEHIWDDLTRDEQIEIINETLIKPELTLKYFDSFSTSSDSFRNIIESDENSDDRKVNLYDGKTLQTFQYLKTGRKVIHDESVGLFRDEHSAPFAHKTKSQINLSIFPPEKDKPSERRLDLAKKIEKIKSPKTNDSSCAKSNAKVTNAEAPTLDQENNQIPGIKSNGPNSDFLANFICTQASASAALVSASMASDEMDGQSLENLGFDDDKINLFRNSSRSDSLHQAPSSSVEEDDKNFDEMNSLLGNSKGFDFLNNW; translated from the coding sequence ATGGAAAACAACATAAAGAATCACTCGTTTGTCAAGGATTACTTCGCAAATCTCAACGATGTATCACGGAAAATCTCACTCGATATAGACGAGATCAGAAGCACATATGAGCACATCTGGGACGATCTGACCCGTGACGAGCAAATCGAAATCATCAATGAGACTTTGATAAAGCCAGAACTAACActgaaatattttgatagtttcTCCACGTCGTCGGACTCGTTCCGGAATATCATCGAAAGTGATGAGAACAGCGATGATCGAAAGGTCAATTTATACGATGGTAAGACGTTACAAACGTTCCAGTATCTCAAAACTGGTCGAAAGGTAATTCACGATGAATCGGTTGGATTATTCCGGGACGAGCACTCCGCACCTTTCGCGCATAAAACTAAAAGTCAGataaatttatctatttttccACCGGAAAAGGATAAACCAAGCGAGAGAAGGCTGGACCTagcgaaaaaaatagaaaagatAAAATCTCCCAAGACGAATGATTCTTCTTGTGCGAAATCCAACGCGAAGGTGACCAATGCTGAAGCGCCCACCCTCGACCAAGAGAACAATCAGATCCCAGGAATCAAATCCAACGGGCCCAATAGCGACTTCCTAGCCAATTTCATATGTACTCAAGCCAGCGCTTCGGCAGCTTTAGTGTCAGCGTCGATGGCAAGCGACGAGATGGACGGCCAGTCGTTGGAAAATCTTGGCTTCGATGACGACAAAATCAATCTGTTCCGCAATAGTTCCCGTAGTGACAGTCTTCATCAAGCACCGTCTTCGTCCGTTGAGGAGGACGACAAGAATTTCGATGAAATGAACAGCTTGCTCGGTAATAGCAAGGGTTTCGATTTCCTTAACAATTGGTAA